DNA sequence from the Flavobacteriales bacterium genome:
TGCCGGAAATCCAAATATAGCTGCAGCATTAGTTTTGTATTTTATGATTTATTTCTTGCAAAGAATGCTATTAACTGGAGATAAAATTTTAAGTGTGTTCAAAATTTTATTTTTACTTGTTGTTTTATTAATGACATCTTCACGTACAGCTTTGGTTGTGTTTGTTGTTGTTCTTTTAGCTAGTATGTATTTCCATCGTAAACACAATAAAATTCTTTCATTTGCTATAATTACTTTTTGTATTCTTTTAGCGTTCCCACTTTTACAGTACTTTGATTATTTGACGATAGGGTTCGTTACATTTACCGATGGTAAAAACACCTCAATGTTAATAAGATATCAGCAATGGTCGGATGCAATAAATTTATTTAAACAATCACCGATTATTGGATGGGGACCAGCGAAAGATTTACACACTTCAGTTGTGGACAATGAGTATTTTTTGTTGCTAAGAAGGTATGGTGTTATAGGTTTCGTTTTAGTCATTAATTTTTTACTCAGTTTCATATTTGTTTTTTTGAAACGAAAAAGACAAATTGACCTATTGGATACACGGACAAAGTCAATTGCATATACTACCATATTATCTTTGCTAATGGTCTTTATAATAATGATTACTAACAATTTTTTCTCAGGTTATCAGTTAATGCCTTTGTTTGTAGTTATGATAGCTGTTACTGAAGGTGGTTTAAAAATATTTGCTAGAGATAATAAGATTATAGATGAGTAAAGCCTTAATATTCATATTTATCTCATCTATTTTTTTGATGAACACCTTTGGAATAGGGTTTAATTTATATCCGTTAAGATTAGTTCTGCCAATTGCTTTTCTTTATTTTTTATCGGTATTCTTTCAGAAAGCGATACTTTTAAAACAAAAAATTAAAGTCCAACCGATTGTTCTTTTTTCT
Encoded proteins:
- a CDS encoding O-antigen ligase family protein, with amino-acid sequence MIVKSNFIEKFILLIVVSSIFMPTIPLGLSIRIDDFLALFLIPLVILAKPNFKTNRFFFSYLLILLSFITSTFYGYLFLKVPFSIRDVNELFRMLKPLLIIVAVSYCNLRTLANFLNSFFKVGAIFLILLGFLEYFNVLSFRALFYSLYGFEFGNMGGRSVLTAGNPNIAAALVLYFMIYFLQRMLLTGDKILSVFKILFLLVVLLMTSSRTALVVFVVVLLASMYFHRKHNKILSFAIITFCILLAFPLLQYFDYLTIGFVTFTDGKNTSMLIRYQQWSDAINLFKQSPIIGWGPAKDLHTSVVDNEYFLLLRRYGVIGFVLVINFLLSFIFVFLKRKRQIDLLDTRTKSIAYTTILSLLMVFIIMITNNFFSGYQLMPLFVVMIAVTEGGLKIFARDNKIIDE